TTTCAGATTTGTTTTATGTGCAATATTTTCATTTGTTGGCTCAGAACCTGCACCTTCTGATCTAATAATTTCTTGGACCACAAAGTGAAGCAATGTTGTCTTCCCATCTGTTCCTTTTATGTCCACTAATTTTAGCAGAGTATCAAGTTTGAAGGCCCTGGCATCACCACGATTAGTTCCTACATTCATGCGATTTCCTGTCCTGAGGACAGCTTCAAGGAGTTTGAGGAATAGCCTGCTGTTCTTCAGTTCTTGACTTGCCTCCTGATAAATAATATGCATTATTCCACAAGtcgaaaaattcttaaaatGATATTATAACTATAACACTTGATAAACTAGCATTAGCAGTGGAAGTTGAATGCATTTTACATGATTGTTAGGAATAAAACGTCTAGTCTTGTCACCGCAGAAACCAACTCTAGTTGATTTGCAAATTGTACCTCTAGTGTTTGAAAGGATTTTCTCAAGTAGTTTACTTCCACATCAAAGTTTGCACGGTATAGCATGGCTTCCACTCTTTTGAAGGCAAATGGTACATCAAGAATAGCCTTGAGGAACCGCTCTGCTGACCCTAGTCTAGAGGATTCACCATCGTAGTTCTTGAGTTTTATTTCTTCCTCTTTGGTTGGAGCCATCTTGACCAAAGTCTCCAGAAGTTCAGGACCCAATCCTTCTGGATTGCCTGTTGCAATAAATACACACACCATATGACAAGGTAATGGAAAAACATGGGCTTTCCCAAAAAGTAGTTTCATGAATTAGGAACCATAATAAACCAAGTACAAAAATCTTGAATTGGGCATTTGGTTTTATACCTCCTGATTTCATTGCTAGGTATACTACGCCAGCATGAAACAGTGAAACTGTTGTGGGTTGCagagaggaagaaaatggaTAGAGCTGCTTCCACTCCCCAGCCCACACTCAGTTCTTTCAATTATTAGTATTTGATGGTGCATGTCATCAGCGTCACTCTTATGTCATTAGTTGTCCATTATTGTAACTAAGAAGGGAACCATTGTGCAGGTGGTGGTTCAGCAAATGGAGAAAAATGTTTAGTTCGTGTGTTTGTTTTCTCTGCATGTGTGTTGCATCCTGCTCTTCCCTCTCCCCATTTACTATTCGAAATAGGAATGCCCAAATGTCTGACAAGTTGTAGGTGAAGTTGCCACCAATCAAGCACATTGTTGTTTTAGATGGCACATACTTGATGAAGTATTTTGTTATTTGGATTTAATTGTGCTAAAAAGATTTAAATTAACAACTTACCAGATACTGGGGAGATAAGtgtaaaatgtaaaatttgaagtAGATAGGTACCATAAAGTATTACATTTGAAGCATAAGAAGATGACTGGGAGAATTGCTGTCTGATGACAACTAGTACTATTTAGGAGGATATGAATTATCTTATGGCAGAGTAGTAAACCAAAGGAGGGGGTAGTTTCTATCAAGTAAAAATAAGTAATTTCTATGAAGTGCATTTTAATATCCCTTCTTTTTGCAAATTACAATTGCcgaaaatttttctgtttttaaatTTTAGACTAATAGAAGTAGTAATCAGGTCGCGTGGCTAATGATTTATTAGATATAGAAATGATAAATTAAATGAACTTCTTTCACATTCCTATGTTCTCCCAAAACTTTTGAGGATTCCCATTTGTTTCTAAGATACATACCATCTATAAGTGCTTCAGAAACCTCCTCCCTTGTCACATTCAGTGCTCTCAACAGTATCGCTATATTCTGTGATTTCTTTGGATCCAGTACTTTATTCTCCTGTTCAACTGGAGGGAGGACCGACTTCCTAGTGGCTTCTTTTGGAACTGAAGCAGCAGAATTACATCCAAAAAGAGACTCCATCATGTCCTCATTCAGTCTGCAAAGAtagaaaaataagtttttcttGTCAGATAATAGTACTTAACTATTAGTACCCCTGTGTTCTGGATGCATCCACTTAACTGGAAGGAGCTAGATTTTAGTTGGTCCCACACTGTGGCTCGGTCTGAGGTTGCTCGCACTTTGTCCCAGTGCAAAGGTTTCAACTTGGGTCTCAGTCCATCCATGTCATCACCATCATGCCTCTCTGAAGAATTTGTACCATCATTAAATTCTTCTTCAGGTCCTAGTTTCTCAACTTCAGTTGTTTTTGGACTGGGGCTCCCAGATTTTCGCAGTTTTGGTTGTCTGGGAGCCACTGGAGGTGTGTGCATTGCTGGAGCAGCACTTTTTCGTGGTGTTGGAAGTagcagaggaggaggaggaggaggaggaggaggaggtggtggtggtggtaatGGGGCTTTGGATGTATCCTGGCCTTGGCTGCTTATTAGTTGGAGCCGGGCCATGTCTGGTGGTGGAGGTGGGGCTGAAAATTTTGGGCGTTTGGGAGCATATGGAATTGCTGGTTTGCTGAGCTCAAGCTGAGATAGCTGAGGTGGCTGTTCTAGATTAATTCGTGGTGGTGGCGGCGGCGGAGGTGGAGGAGGAGCTGGAGGCTGCTTGATTGAAGGTATGATGGCATGCCTACTAACATCAGGTGATGAAGCAAGAAGACGAGATTTTGGTGATGTTCTCTTGGAATGAGGAACAGAGCTATTGACATGAGTTTCAGCCCTGGACTGAGTCACCAGGCTAGTGTTATTGCTTCGTTGATTCTGACGGGAACCGGGAGTATAAGACCCTTCCTCGTTGCTCACAGACGAGCCCTGTGGGGTGTAAAAAGCGGTGTCATGACTCTCCTCATCAGATGATGACATGGGTGGTGGTGAATTTATGGCCGGAGGGGGCGGAGGTTTGGTTAACGGTGGCAAAGGTTGAAGGTCTGGGCTTGGCCTATAGCGATCGGATCTTTTGACTGAACTTAATTTTCTATAAGGTGAGCCATTTGGAGCATTGGTTTCGCTCACTGATGTTTGCGCTGAGGGCTCGACCGTCCCAATATACAGGAAAGTAGATGGGGGCAATCGCGACTCCTCGTTGATCGTCTGTGAATTCCCCCCAACCAGCTTCTGAGAATCATCAGGGTGTTTCGCCCTGTGCCTGTAGAGGTAGAATGCCAATGCTGACAACATCCCCAGCGTGACAATCCCAACTGAGATAGCAATTGCAACTTTCTTAGTCGGCTTGGACAACTGTGCCGGAGTGGCAACCGGATTAGGCACCGCCGTCGCATTTGCCGGTGCTTGCGGGGATGGTCGAGCCTGATCTGGTGTTGGGCCAGTGGGTACTTCAGGGAAAAAGGGCTGGTCTGGATTAGGAAACTCAGGGTTGGCTGGTGTGGGCGGTGGAGGCGAAGGCGGTGGTGGGACTGACTCCGGCGGGGGTGCTGAAGTCACTGGGTACAGGGGTTGGTGTAGAATTCTCCTCAGCTTTTCGCGTGCAATCAAATCTTGAGACACATGGCCTGCAGCGGATGCTTTGGGGGACTGGGTTGTGAAAGATGCAATCAGTGTTAGAGTCAAAAAGATGCTGATACGTCGAGCATTCATTATGATCCTATCTCTGGTTTCTTTAGTCTTCGCCAATTCATCTCTGATTTTTGTTTATCAACTCCCGGTGGTCACCAAGCTGGAGAGAGAAGTAGTGAGTCCGTAAAGAGAAGCTTCTCTTTGGCTGCAAGATCTGATGCTTGCTGTTAATGGTTTGATGTCAGCAGTAGCCGctgtttccttctttttccaACTGTGTACTAAAATTTCTTTACGTGCTGATAAAACTTGGAAATCAAACATTCCGTAAATTTGCAgtggaataaaagaaataaaaaacccAAGAGGGAGATGAGTTTTCTTGAGGAACAGAATGCCACGTGGCGAAGAACAACTGACTTTATCAGTACTTTTGAGATTGAAGGACTATGATGGCCATGTCGTGTTGGGGCTAGAAAGACCGCGTTCAAGCCCTTTTTTGTCCGAAGCATATAATTTAGTACTACTACCTATTTTGTGGAGCTGAAAAGAGAACGTCCAAACTAGAGGATttactcctcctcctccttgtTAAAAACGGTAATTGCACGTTGGCaccgttttcttttcttttcttcttttttttttttggaaacgaTAACTGTTGTATAACCTAATTTATTCTATATTAAAGGGAGAGGGCGGAGCTAAGGAAATCCAAGAATAATTCAGAAGGAACTGAACTATTACCGGATCAGACGGATGCACTACGCATCTGGTTGAATTTTTTTGAACCCAAGCCACTTTAAATGTGACatttggtggga
This sequence is a window from Coffea eugenioides isolate CCC68of chromosome 7, Ceug_1.0, whole genome shotgun sequence. Protein-coding genes within it:
- the LOC113778595 gene encoding formin-like protein 6, producing MNARRISIFLTLTLIASFTTQSPKASAAGHVSQDLIAREKLRRILHQPLYPVTSAPPPESVPPPPSPPPPTPANPEFPNPDQPFFPEVPTGPTPDQARPSPQAPANATAVPNPVATPAQLSKPTKKVAIAISVGIVTLGMLSALAFYLYRHRAKHPDDSQKLVGGNSQTINEESRLPPSTFLYIGTVEPSAQTSVSETNAPNGSPYRKLSSVKRSDRYRPSPDLQPLPPLTKPPPPPAINSPPPMSSSDEESHDTAFYTPQGSSVSNEEGSYTPGSRQNQRSNNTSLVTQSRAETHVNSSVPHSKRTSPKSRLLASSPDVSRHAIIPSIKQPPAPPPPPPPPPPRINLEQPPQLSQLELSKPAIPYAPKRPKFSAPPPPPDMARLQLISSQGQDTSKAPLPPPPPPPPPPPPPPLLLPTPRKSAAPAMHTPPVAPRQPKLRKSGSPSPKTTEVEKLGPEEEFNDGTNSSERHDGDDMDGLRPKLKPLHWDKVRATSDRATVWDQLKSSSFQLNEDMMESLFGCNSAASVPKEATRKSVLPPVEQENKVLDPKKSQNIAILLRALNVTREEVSEALIDGNPEGLGPELLETLVKMAPTKEEEIKLKNYDGESSRLGSAERFLKAILDVPFAFKRVEAMLYRANFDVEVNYLRKSFQTLEEASQELKNSRLFLKLLEAVLRTGNRMNVGTNRGDARAFKLDTLLKLVDIKGTDGKTTLLHFVVQEIIRSEGAGSEPTNENIAHKTNLKVKEDDFEKQGLQVVAGLSKELGNVKKAAAMDSDVLSSYVSKLEIGLEKVRLVLQYEKPSMQGKFFESMKKFLEEAEGEILLIKDEEQTALSLVKEVTEYFHGNAAKEEAHPFRIFVIVRDFLSILDNVCKEVGRLQDRSIVMGTGRSFRMPATASLPVLSRYNARQDRSSDDDSSSP